One window of Chryseobacterium indologenes genomic DNA carries:
- a CDS encoding SatD family protein, giving the protein MIAVITGDIINSQHADTEVWITRLKNLLERWGSAPGTWEIYRGDEFQFKCNIDDVFWRFLAIKSLIKSLENLDVRMAIGIGEESFSSEKITESNGTAYVHSGRLLNDLKNDGHTVAIKTSSDPVDRDLNILLKWSSKDFDNWTMATAEIIHEMIMNQDITQEDLAKRFAISQSSVSQRLKRANYELIVETNQYFRKKISEL; this is encoded by the coding sequence ATGATAGCGGTCATTACCGGTGATATTATAAATTCACAGCATGCGGACACTGAAGTTTGGATTACCAGACTTAAAAATCTTCTCGAAAGATGGGGAAGCGCTCCTGGCACATGGGAAATCTACAGGGGAGATGAGTTCCAGTTCAAATGCAATATTGATGACGTTTTCTGGCGGTTTCTAGCCATAAAATCTCTTATTAAAAGTCTGGAAAATTTAGATGTAAGGATGGCCATAGGTATTGGTGAAGAAAGTTTCTCATCTGAGAAAATCACAGAATCCAATGGTACGGCCTATGTACATTCCGGAAGACTGCTTAATGACCTTAAAAATGACGGGCACACTGTTGCCATCAAAACATCCAGCGACCCTGTGGACAGGGATCTTAATATCCTGTTGAAATGGTCTTCCAAAGATTTTGACAACTGGACTATGGCTACGGCAGAGATCATTCATGAAATGATCATGAATCAGGATATTACCCAGGAAGATCTTGCTAAAAGATTTGCTATTTCACAGTCTTCTGTAAGCCAGAGGCTGAAGCGAGCCAACTATGAGCTCATCGTGGAAACCAACCAGTATTTCAGAAAGAAAATCTCAGAACTATAG
- a CDS encoding DUF3307 domain-containing protein → MIFIKLILAHLLGDFILQPNSWVADKENYKLKSKFLYLHVLIHTALSLIFLWDLKLWWVAALVGITHFIIDAAKLTFQNVKTKKRWFFIDQLLHVLVIIGVSFYFQEFSFGFLQNQEFLKILMAALFLTKPASIFIKILLSSWTPAPDGPNTIQTESLSSAGKYIGILERLLVFTFIMVNHWEGVGFMVAAKSVFRFSDLAQAKQRKLTEYVLIGTLLSFGLAVLTGIIIK, encoded by the coding sequence ATGATCTTTATCAAACTCATATTGGCACATCTACTCGGAGATTTTATACTTCAGCCAAATTCATGGGTTGCAGATAAGGAGAACTATAAACTAAAAAGTAAGTTTTTATACCTTCATGTTCTGATTCACACAGCATTAAGCCTTATTTTCCTTTGGGATCTGAAACTTTGGTGGGTAGCCGCTTTGGTGGGGATTACTCATTTCATTATTGATGCTGCCAAACTGACATTTCAAAATGTAAAGACTAAAAAAAGATGGTTTTTCATTGATCAGTTGCTGCATGTTCTTGTAATTATCGGAGTTTCATTTTATTTCCAGGAATTCAGCTTTGGATTTTTACAGAATCAGGAATTTTTAAAGATACTTATGGCAGCGTTGTTTTTAACGAAACCCGCATCTATTTTTATCAAAATCTTATTGTCATCATGGACACCTGCTCCGGATGGCCCAAACACTATTCAAACCGAATCTTTATCAAGTGCCGGAAAATATATCGGAATTTTAGAACGTCTGCTGGTCTTCACTTTTATCATGGTGAACCACTGGGAAGGCGTAGGTTTCATGGTGGCTGCCAAATCTGTTTTCAGGTTCAGCGACCTTGCACAGGCAAAACAGAGAAAACTTACAGAATATGTATTAATTGGTACGCTGCTGAGTTTTGGACTGGCTGTCTTAACGGGAATAATTATAAAATAA
- the purC gene encoding phosphoribosylaminoimidazolesuccinocarboxamide synthase: MSQKKEMLYEGKAKQVFATDNPDEVVVRFKDDATAFNAQKKGQVDLKGEMNNAITTLIFEYLNEKGIKTHFIKQLDEREQLVRKVSIIPLEMVVRNYSAGSMAQRLGVEEGIKSPVTIFDICYKKDELGDPLINDHHAVFLGAATYEELDEMYELTSDINEILIDLFDKINIILVDFKIELGKTSEGEIILADEISPDTCRLWDKDTMKKLDKDRFRRDLGEVTEAYVEIYNRLKNLLQK, from the coding sequence ATGAGTCAAAAGAAAGAAATGTTGTACGAGGGGAAAGCAAAACAGGTATTTGCAACCGATAATCCTGATGAAGTAGTAGTACGTTTCAAAGACGATGCTACAGCATTTAACGCTCAAAAGAAAGGTCAGGTTGATCTTAAAGGGGAAATGAACAACGCCATCACAACCCTTATTTTTGAATACTTAAATGAAAAAGGAATCAAAACTCATTTCATCAAACAATTGGACGAAAGAGAGCAGTTGGTAAGAAAAGTATCTATCATTCCTTTGGAAATGGTGGTAAGAAACTACTCTGCAGGAAGCATGGCACAAAGATTAGGAGTTGAAGAAGGAATCAAATCTCCGGTAACCATCTTCGATATTTGCTACAAAAAAGACGAATTGGGAGATCCGCTTATCAATGATCACCACGCTGTTTTCTTAGGAGCTGCTACTTACGAAGAGCTTGACGAAATGTATGAATTGACTTCGGATATCAATGAGATCCTTATCGACCTTTTTGATAAAATCAATATCATCCTTGTAGATTTCAAAATCGAATTAGGTAAAACTTCTGAAGGTGAAATTATCCTTGCTGACGAGATTTCTCCGGATACCTGCAGACTTTGGGACAAAGATACTATGAAGAAGCTTGACAAAGATAGATTCAGAAGAGACTTAGGAGAAGTTACTGAGGCTTATGTAGAAATCTATAACCGTCTTAAAAATCTTTTACAGAAATAA
- the purF gene encoding amidophosphoribosyltransferase translates to MKSLDIHKSEYLKQFETQTYGRNLFRTQEEERLDAPNEECGIFGLYSDNDLDTFSLSQFGLFALQHRGQEACGISVLKDGRITNMKDEGLVLDVYKEIQEPETFMGNSAIGHTRYTTAGDKKKYNFQPFFAKNEYDQIILSIAHNGNLTNAKELKEELEAEGVVFRATSDSEVILRLIQKNLDLGLRGAIKATMEKIEGAYSVVGMTRNKFFAFRDFNGIRPLVLGAIDERSYVVASESVALDAVGAQYVRDILPGEIIYTNENEPGKLHSYMMDEAKGKQRICSFEYIYFARPDSTLENINVYEIREKSGEKIWEQAPVEADLVIGVPDSGVPAAIGFSKASGIPFRPVLIKNRYIGRSFIVPTQEMRERVVNLKLNPIISEMKDKRVVIIDDSIVRGTTSKRLVKILKDAGVKEIHFRSVSPPIIAPCYLGIDTPSKDDLISANMTTEELKNYLGVDSLEFLSIDNLKTILGSANHCFGCFTEEYPVGKGEEVDLFN, encoded by the coding sequence ATGAAAAGTTTAGACATTCATAAAAGTGAATATTTAAAACAGTTTGAAACCCAGACTTACGGAAGAAATCTTTTCAGAACTCAGGAAGAGGAAAGACTGGATGCTCCCAACGAAGAATGTGGGATCTTCGGATTGTATTCGGATAATGATCTGGATACTTTCTCTCTTTCACAGTTCGGGCTTTTTGCATTACAGCACAGAGGTCAGGAAGCTTGTGGTATCTCCGTTTTAAAAGACGGAAGAATCACCAATATGAAAGATGAAGGGCTGGTTTTAGATGTTTATAAAGAAATTCAGGAACCTGAAACTTTTATGGGAAATTCTGCAATTGGGCATACCCGTTATACCACTGCAGGAGATAAAAAGAAATATAATTTCCAGCCATTTTTCGCGAAAAACGAATATGACCAGATTATACTTTCTATAGCACACAACGGTAACCTTACCAATGCGAAAGAATTAAAAGAGGAATTAGAGGCGGAAGGCGTAGTTTTCAGAGCTACATCTGATTCTGAGGTAATCCTTAGACTGATCCAGAAAAACCTTGATTTAGGCCTTCGCGGAGCTATTAAAGCAACGATGGAAAAGATCGAGGGAGCTTATTCCGTGGTGGGAATGACAAGAAATAAGTTCTTTGCATTCAGAGACTTCAACGGAATCCGTCCATTAGTTTTAGGAGCTATCGATGAAAGATCTTATGTAGTAGCTTCAGAATCTGTGGCATTGGATGCTGTAGGAGCTCAATATGTACGTGATATCCTTCCTGGTGAGATCATTTATACCAATGAAAACGAACCTGGAAAACTTCATTCTTATATGATGGATGAGGCGAAAGGAAAGCAGAGAATCTGTTCTTTTGAATATATTTATTTTGCAAGACCTGACTCTACTTTAGAAAACATCAATGTATACGAAATCAGAGAAAAATCTGGGGAGAAAATCTGGGAACAGGCTCCTGTAGAGGCTGATCTGGTTATTGGAGTTCCGGATTCCGGAGTTCCTGCTGCCATTGGGTTCTCTAAAGCTTCAGGAATCCCTTTCCGTCCTGTTTTGATTAAAAACAGATATATCGGAAGAAGCTTCATTGTTCCTACACAGGAAATGAGAGAAAGGGTAGTGAACCTTAAACTGAACCCGATCATCTCTGAGATGAAGGATAAAAGAGTAGTGATCATTGATGATTCTATCGTTCGAGGGACAACATCTAAGAGACTTGTTAAAATTCTAAAAGATGCAGGAGTAAAGGAAATCCACTTTAGAAGTGTTTCTCCCCCAATCATTGCACCATGTTATCTGGGAATTGATACTCCGTCTAAAGATGATCTGATCTCTGCCAACATGACGACAGAAGAACTTAAAAATTATTTAGGAGTAGATTCCCTGGAGTTTTTAAGCATAGATAACCTGAAAACCATTTTAGGGTCTGCCAATCACTGTTTCGGATGCTTTACAGAAGAATATCCTGTAGGAAAAGGAGAAGAGGTAGATTTATTCAATTAA
- a CDS encoding glycerophosphodiester phosphodiesterase family protein, translating to MKNAFFTGIFLVFTQFYASQSFDKQAHRGGKSLYPENTIPAMKNALKMNITTLEMDLAITKDKKVILSHDAFLSPELVTKPDGTYIPKDSGFYYKIYEMSYAKIKTFDVGLKKLSNYPDQTKMKAQKPLFSDVIDACEAYARELKRPLPFYNIETKTRPFSDNIFHPEPKEFVDLMMKIIIEKKIQDRLIIQSFDPRTLEILHKKYPKIMTALLVEKVDDKKLAQQQSYFKNIPVEKFKMYPDHLSGVAGDMKFLSFTPDIYSPEHNLVTPQLIQECHALGMKVIPWTVNTKERLKELKDMGIDGVISDDPRIYI from the coding sequence ATGAAAAACGCATTTTTCACGGGTATTTTTCTGGTATTTACCCAGTTTTACGCTTCACAATCTTTCGATAAACAGGCACATCGTGGAGGGAAATCTCTTTACCCGGAAAATACCATCCCGGCAATGAAAAATGCTTTAAAAATGAATATAACGACCCTGGAAATGGATCTGGCTATCACAAAGGACAAAAAGGTTATTCTTTCCCATGATGCTTTCCTTTCGCCAGAATTGGTTACCAAGCCGGATGGAACCTACATTCCAAAAGACTCAGGTTTTTATTATAAAATCTATGAAATGTCTTACGCAAAGATTAAGACATTTGATGTAGGTTTAAAAAAACTGAGCAATTATCCTGATCAAACGAAAATGAAGGCTCAAAAACCTTTGTTTTCAGATGTAATAGATGCATGTGAAGCCTATGCCCGTGAGTTAAAAAGACCATTACCTTTTTATAATATAGAAACAAAGACACGTCCTTTCTCTGATAACATATTTCATCCTGAGCCCAAAGAATTTGTAGATCTGATGATGAAGATTATTATAGAGAAAAAGATTCAGGACAGATTGATTATCCAGTCTTTTGATCCCAGAACACTGGAAATCCTTCATAAAAAATATCCTAAAATAATGACCGCTCTTCTGGTTGAAAAAGTAGATGATAAAAAGCTGGCTCAGCAACAGTCTTATTTTAAAAACATTCCTGTTGAGAAATTCAAAATGTATCCCGATCATTTGAGCGGAGTAGCAGGAGATATGAAATTTTTGAGTTTTACCCCTGACATTTACAGTCCCGAACATAATCTTGTAACACCACAATTAATACAGGAATGTCACGCATTAGGAATGAAAGTGATCCCATGGACCGTAAATACAAAAGAAAGATTGAAGGAATTAAAGGATATGGGAATAGACGGAGTAATCAGCGATGATCCCAGAATATATATTTGA
- a CDS encoding porin family protein, with product MKKLFLGLALTAGTLAFAQETETKTVNASPLKNDVQPVRFGIKAGGNSSYFSQQKFGINTQQLGFHAGAFVNIPISKQFSFQPEVLFNQMGAKDVMYSTETDNGVTNVKTKVQSRVQMNYISVPLMVQMRPIDKFYIEAGPEFSYFLNGKNKSESTVASTTGGITTTTASSNSQDIDKDMINKFNFGLGLGLGYDITSNIGVSARYVNSLTKIDKSRPAAENNNRVFQLGLNYKF from the coding sequence ATGAAGAAGTTATTTTTAGGATTAGCATTAACTGCTGGTACATTAGCTTTCGCTCAAGAGACAGAAACAAAAACAGTAAATGCATCACCACTAAAAAACGATGTTCAACCCGTTAGATTCGGGATTAAAGCAGGGGGAAACTCTTCTTACTTCAGTCAGCAGAAATTTGGGATCAATACTCAGCAACTAGGTTTCCATGCAGGTGCATTCGTTAATATTCCAATTTCAAAACAATTCAGTTTCCAACCAGAGGTATTATTCAACCAAATGGGGGCTAAAGATGTAATGTATTCTACAGAAACTGACAATGGCGTTACAAACGTAAAGACTAAAGTACAGAGCAGAGTGCAAATGAACTACATTTCAGTTCCATTAATGGTTCAAATGAGACCTATCGATAAGTTTTATATTGAAGCAGGACCAGAATTCAGTTATTTCCTTAATGGTAAAAACAAATCAGAATCTACTGTAGCAAGTACTACAGGAGGTATTACTACAACTACTGCAAGTTCAAACTCTCAGGATATCGACAAAGATATGATCAACAAATTCAATTTCGGATTGGGTCTTGGTTTAGGGTATGATATCACTTCCAACATTGGTGTAAGTGCAAGATACGTAAACAGCTTAACTAAAATTGATAAGAGCAGACCTGCTGCTGAAAACAACAACAGAGTATTTCAGTTAGGTTTGAACTATAAGTTCTAA
- a CDS encoding porin family protein, whose translation MKKILLGLALVAGTFTFAQKTSTASSSPVRFGVKAGLNISTISNSDLNSKAGFYGGVFANIPVAQDFSVQPEVLYSGMGGKAKSNSNVKLNTDYIAVPVMLQYNLIPNLYVEAGPQFGFLISAKGKANGSSVDVKDNLKTFDFGIGLGAGYYFTQNIGVNLRYTAGLSDVPKNNPGDASRNGVFQVGLAYKF comes from the coding sequence ATGAAAAAAATTCTTTTAGGTCTTGCCCTGGTAGCAGGTACTTTCACTTTCGCTCAAAAGACTTCAACAGCTTCATCTTCTCCAGTTAGATTTGGTGTAAAAGCAGGTCTTAATATCTCTACTATTTCGAACAGTGATTTGAATTCAAAAGCTGGATTCTACGGTGGTGTTTTTGCAAACATTCCAGTAGCACAGGATTTCTCTGTACAACCGGAAGTATTATATAGTGGGATGGGTGGTAAAGCTAAGTCTAACAGCAATGTAAAACTAAATACGGATTATATCGCAGTACCGGTAATGTTGCAGTACAATCTGATTCCTAATCTATATGTAGAAGCAGGTCCTCAATTCGGGTTCCTTATCAGCGCTAAAGGAAAAGCTAATGGTTCATCTGTAGATGTTAAAGATAATTTGAAAACTTTTGATTTCGGAATTGGTCTTGGAGCTGGATATTATTTCACACAAAATATTGGAGTGAATTTAAGATATACCGCAGGATTATCTGATGTTCCTAAAAATAATCCTGGTGATGCTTCTAGAAACGGAGTATTCCAGGTAGGTTTAGCTTATAAATTCTAA
- a CDS encoding porin family protein, whose product MKKIFLGLALIAGTFVFAQNSSTDATPPSTSSSKIKFGLKAGLNVSNLSNMDMNSKAGFYGGVFMNIPVAKDFSVQPEVLYSNAGAKQKGDSNAKLEVEYISIPVMFQYKVLPNLYVEAGPQFSFLMDARLKDDVGSLRLKDATRGFDFGIGLGAGYDITKNIGVNVRYTAGFSDIVNKSHRYLYGYDRTGSVKNGVFQIGVNYKF is encoded by the coding sequence ATGAAAAAGATTTTTCTAGGCCTGGCCCTTATCGCAGGTACTTTTGTTTTTGCTCAGAACTCTTCAACTGATGCTACTCCTCCATCCACATCTTCTTCTAAAATCAAATTCGGTTTGAAAGCAGGACTTAATGTTTCCAATCTTTCCAATATGGATATGAATTCAAAAGCTGGATTTTATGGTGGTGTTTTTATGAATATTCCTGTCGCTAAGGATTTCTCGGTTCAGCCTGAAGTATTATACAGTAATGCCGGAGCTAAACAGAAAGGAGACAGTAATGCAAAACTTGAAGTAGAATATATTTCCATTCCCGTAATGTTTCAATATAAAGTATTGCCTAATCTTTATGTAGAAGCCGGACCACAATTTAGCTTCTTAATGGATGCCAGATTAAAAGATGATGTAGGGAGTTTACGCCTTAAAGATGCAACCAGAGGTTTTGATTTCGGAATCGGATTGGGAGCAGGTTATGATATCACCAAAAACATTGGTGTGAACGTAAGATATACTGCAGGATTCTCTGATATTGTAAATAAAAGTCACAGATATCTGTATGGATATGACAGAACTGGATCTGTGAAGAATGGTGTATTCCAGATTGGTGTAAATTACAAATTCTAA
- a CDS encoding porin family protein: MKKLILGLALTAGTFAFAQQTGNTSSNPVAFGVKGGMNVSSLSKDSGLDDQKSKIGFNAGVFANIPLASSFSVQPEVLYSQYGNKSDFTTLGTKYSASTKLDYITVPVMFQYNLIPDLYVEAGPEFGFMVSAKNKLKNESNGNSTTSDNYKDNFNTFNFGIGLGAGYYFTPNLGLTARYVAGLTDIAKNRPSGSDAVRNNVFQVGLAYKFK, encoded by the coding sequence ATGAAAAAGTTAATTTTAGGATTAGCGTTAACTGCAGGAACATTCGCATTCGCTCAACAGACAGGTAACACATCTTCTAATCCAGTAGCATTTGGGGTAAAAGGGGGAATGAACGTATCTTCACTTTCAAAAGACAGTGGTCTTGATGATCAGAAATCTAAAATAGGATTCAATGCAGGTGTATTTGCCAACATTCCGTTAGCATCTTCATTCAGTGTTCAGCCTGAGGTATTATATTCACAATATGGTAATAAATCAGACTTTACTACACTTGGAACAAAATATTCAGCTTCTACCAAGTTAGATTATATTACTGTACCGGTAATGTTCCAATATAACTTAATCCCTGATTTATATGTTGAGGCAGGACCAGAATTCGGTTTCATGGTAAGTGCTAAAAACAAATTAAAAAATGAGTCTAACGGAAACTCTACTACATCAGACAACTACAAAGACAACTTCAATACATTCAACTTTGGTATTGGTCTTGGTGCAGGATATTATTTCACTCCGAACCTTGGACTTACAGCAAGATATGTTGCAGGTTTAACAGATATCGCAAAAAACAGACCTAGCGGTTCTGATGCAGTAAGAAACAACGTATTCCAGGTAGGATTAGCTTATAAATTCAAATAA
- the aroB gene encoding 3-dehydroquinate synthase has protein sequence MITILNDNFSQLNEFLHEKTFSKIFILVDENTHEYCLPILLGNMETDLGFEILEIEAGEEMKNIQTANQLWEILTEMQADRKALVINLGGGVITDMGGFVASTYKRGIQFINIPTTLLSMCDASIGGKTGIDLMHYKNMVGTFAFPEQIFIFPKFLETLPFKELRSGFAEMLKHGLIADKNHWDQLIQVRKLEVETVIPHIQTSMNIKQDVVDKDFHEQNIRKTLNFGHTIGHAVESLCLQQGNPILHGEAVAMGMIAEAHLAYLENLISETDADTVIENVQRYYPYLDISDFKDEDITALLLNDKKNTDSKINFSLLSGIGSCTYDHQCSQENILESLSFYRKLNNA, from the coding sequence ATGATAACAATATTAAACGATAATTTTTCTCAGCTTAATGAGTTTCTTCATGAAAAAACTTTCAGTAAAATTTTCATTCTTGTTGATGAAAATACTCATGAATACTGTCTTCCTATTCTTTTAGGAAATATGGAAACAGACCTTGGCTTTGAAATTTTAGAGATTGAAGCCGGAGAAGAAATGAAAAATATCCAGACTGCCAATCAGCTTTGGGAAATTCTTACGGAAATGCAGGCGGACAGAAAAGCATTGGTTATCAATCTTGGTGGCGGCGTGATTACTGACATGGGCGGATTTGTGGCATCTACTTACAAAAGAGGAATACAGTTCATCAATATCCCTACTACCCTTTTATCCATGTGTGATGCTTCCATAGGAGGAAAAACGGGTATTGATCTGATGCATTATAAAAATATGGTGGGAACTTTTGCTTTCCCGGAACAGATCTTTATTTTCCCTAAATTCCTTGAAACATTGCCATTTAAAGAATTGAGAAGTGGGTTCGCTGAAATGCTGAAACACGGATTAATAGCTGATAAAAATCATTGGGATCAGCTGATTCAGGTTCGTAAACTGGAGGTTGAGACAGTAATTCCACATATTCAGACTTCTATGAATATCAAGCAGGACGTTGTAGATAAAGATTTCCACGAACAGAATATCAGAAAAACATTGAACTTCGGGCATACAATAGGGCACGCTGTAGAAAGTTTATGCTTACAACAAGGAAATCCTATCCTTCACGGGGAGGCGGTTGCCATGGGAATGATTGCAGAAGCTCATCTGGCATATCTCGAAAATCTTATTTCTGAAACAGATGCAGATACGGTCATCGAAAATGTTCAGAGATACTATCCTTACCTTGATATCAGTGATTTTAAGGATGAAGATATCACTGCATTATTACTGAATGATAAAAAGAATACAGACAGTAAAATCAACTTTTCATTACTTTCTGGAATAGGTTCTTGTACCTATGACCATCAGTGCAGCCAGGAAAATATCCTTGAATCGCTGTCTTTTTATAGAAAATTGAATAATGCTTAA